A portion of the Litorimonas taeanensis genome contains these proteins:
- the galU gene encoding UTP--glucose-1-phosphate uridylyltransferase GalU: protein MKPVRIAVLPVAGFGTRVLPATKTIPKEMLPIVDRPALQYVVDEALDAGIEHFVFVTGRNKNAIEDYFDSAYELEDALQNKGKTEIYSHLKAKQPREGSMSFVRQQDAKGLGHAVWCARDIVGDEPFAVLLPDVLIQSQKSCLAQMMDAYNKVGGNIIAVDAVPEDRVSSYGVIQPKAGEDYKSKSLISMDGMVEKPARENAPSNLKITGRYILQPELMTLLKDQEAGAGGEIQLTDAMARLMNDQNFHAFVYEGQDYDCGSKIGYLEAVLAFAQSHDEIGAEARDLIKRMSQ from the coding sequence ATGAAACCCGTTCGCATTGCTGTTTTGCCTGTCGCTGGATTTGGAACGCGTGTTCTTCCAGCCACAAAAACAATTCCAAAAGAAATGCTGCCGATTGTTGATCGTCCTGCTCTTCAATATGTTGTTGATGAAGCCTTAGACGCGGGCATTGAGCATTTTGTTTTTGTCACGGGCCGTAATAAAAATGCCATCGAAGATTATTTTGATAGCGCGTATGAGCTAGAAGACGCTTTGCAGAATAAAGGCAAAACGGAAATTTATAGCCACTTAAAGGCAAAACAACCGCGTGAAGGTTCGATGAGTTTTGTACGGCAACAAGACGCCAAAGGTTTGGGTCATGCCGTATGGTGCGCTAGAGACATTGTTGGGGATGAGCCGTTTGCCGTATTACTTCCCGACGTTTTAATTCAATCTCAGAAAAGTTGCCTTGCTCAAATGATGGACGCCTATAACAAAGTTGGCGGAAACATTATTGCCGTTGATGCCGTTCCTGAAGACCGGGTGTCTAGTTATGGCGTAATTCAGCCAAAGGCCGGTGAAGATTATAAATCCAAGTCTCTTATCTCTATGGACGGCATGGTAGAAAAACCTGCACGAGAAAATGCCCCCTCTAACTTGAAAATTACAGGTCGTTACATCCTGCAACCTGAATTGATGACGTTGCTAAAAGATCAAGAAGCGGGCGCAGGCGGAGAAATACAGCTGACGGATGCTATGGCTCGGTTAATGAATGACCAGAACTTTCATGCCTTTGTCTATGAAGGTCAAGATTACGATTGTGGCAGTAAAATCGGATATTTAGAGGCCGTTCTAGCCTTTGCCCAATCTCATGATGAAATCGGTGCAGAGGCCCGTGACCTCATAAAACGCATGAGCCAGTAA